The genome window TTGAATTACGGCGCTGGTGTTTCTGTGGGTGTTTGGAACAGCGCGCCCGCCTCCGCTGCCGTCTTTGGCATGCCGTTCATGATCCAGCGGACGAAGACATCGATCACGTTTGGTTTCAAGGCACGGCTGGGCGGCATGACGCCGATTATTTCTTCATCGGGCTTTTCGGGATTCATGATGGGATGTTCCTGAATGGTTTGCAGGAGGTAGTTGTTCTCGTCCCCGGCGATGACGTTGAACTCCGCGTTCTCGCCGGTGGTGAGGATCTCCTCGTAGGTGGTCATCAGGTAGTCGTTGTTATCCTTGCCCGCGCGGTGACAGGAGATGCAATAGCGTTTGACGATGGGTTGGATGTGGACATCGTAGGATGGCACTTCCCCCTCTGCCAGCGGCGGGAAGAGTTCGGGGATCTCGGGCGCTTCAAAACGGTCATCCCATGAATAGCGCATGAAGATGATCATGTAATCTATTTCACTGCGCGAGAGTTCACCGCCGTAGGTCTTGCCAAACGGAGGCATGCCGGCGTTGGGACGCCCGTAGGCGATGACTTCGTACATGGAAGGGTCGGTGATGGTGTAGAGCACATCGCGGCTGTTGATGGGCGTGATCTTTTCACCTTCGAGTCCCTCCACGCCTGCGATGATCGCGACGGAGCCATCGTCACCGTGGCATTCGGTGCAATGGACGGAGTACACATCCTGCCCGGCGACGATCTGGTCCACCAGGGTGGTGGCGACTTCCACCTCTTCGCCGTGTTTTTCGGGGGCGAGGGCGAGAACCGTCCCTGAGAGAATGATCATCGAAAGGGCAGCCAGGCTTGTCGTCCAGATCATGAGGCGGGTGTTCGATTTGAAGACGAAGAGCAGGATGTAAGCGGCCAACGGGATGGCGATACCCGAAATGGTTTGGAGAGTCCCCAGCAGGGTGGAGCCGTCTTCGGAGACGGTGGGGACTTCGGAGGTGAGAGTCAACAGGACGATGCCGACGACCATGATGGTCATGATGGAGATGGGCAGGGCGCGCCTGCCGTAATGGCGGTGCGGGCTTTTTTCGATGAAGGGCAGCAGGGTCAGCACACCAAGGGCGACGGTGGGAATGATGACGGTGGCGATCCATTCGATTTTGCCGATGAGCGGCAGTTGACCATAGAGCGCGAGGAATTTGAAGAGGAAGAGGAAGTACCATTCCGGGCGCGGGATGTAGGATGTGTCACTGGGGTCTGCCTTGGGTTCGGCGGGGATGCCGACGAAGGTGGCGAGCAGGATCAGCAGGACGAAGACTCCCAGCGACATGATCAGGTCTTTGAAGAGGGTGTCGGGCCAGAAGCGCTCGCCTTTGTTGAGCTGGCGTTCATAGCGTTCGTTGATTTGTTTTTTAGTTTCGTCGTTCATCGCTAATCTTCCTTTGTTGGGAAGTGTGACTCGCCGTGTTTAATGATGAGATATAAATGCACACCGATCAGGCCTGTGAGGATGGCGGGGATGATCCAGATATGGGCGGCGAAGAAGCGTTGCAAGGTGAGCGCGCTGAGCTCGGGTCCGCCGCGCAGTACCTTGAGAATGAATTCGCCAAGGAAGGGAACGGTCCCTGCAATTTGCGTGCCGACGATGGTTGCCCAGTATGCTTTTTGATTCCACGGGAGCAGGTAGCCTGTAAAGCCCATGCCGAGGGTGGTGAGGAAGAGCCCGATGCCGATC of Anaerolineales bacterium contains these proteins:
- a CDS encoding c-type cytochrome, which codes for MNDETKKQINERYERQLNKGERFWPDTLFKDLIMSLGVFVLLILLATFVGIPAEPKADPSDTSYIPRPEWYFLFLFKFLALYGQLPLIGKIEWIATVIIPTVALGVLTLLPFIEKSPHRHYGRRALPISIMTIMVVGIVLLTLTSEVPTVSEDGSTLLGTLQTISGIAIPLAAYILLFVFKSNTRLMIWTTSLAALSMIILSGTVLALAPEKHGEEVEVATTLVDQIVAGQDVYSVHCTECHGDDGSVAIIAGVEGLEGEKITPINSRDVLYTITDPSMYEVIAYGRPNAGMPPFGKTYGGELSRSEIDYMIIFMRYSWDDRFEAPEIPELFPPLAEGEVPSYDVHIQPIVKRYCISCHRAGKDNNDYLMTTYEEILTTGENAEFNVIAGDENNYLLQTIQEHPIMNPEKPDEEIIGVMPPSRALKPNVIDVFVRWIMNGMPKTAAEAGALFQTPTETPAP